A part of Crassostrea angulata isolate pt1a10 chromosome 5, ASM2561291v2, whole genome shotgun sequence genomic DNA contains:
- the LOC128184916 gene encoding orexin receptor type 2-like, with product MNISTNVSQNISYSNVSQNISYPTLQELNDQAALRFLPVIVFLFTLMLCGIFGNVLVCIVYLRKKTKLSPDYFILNLAFLDLLTCVIGIPVEIADLRYPYMFYAPAACKLLRTIESLSGMGSALTLVAISIDRYKRICKLGQHFNNSTVKRLCGGAILMGVVIGWPAAVVFGKKTVDLGIPGVKGEDCSTADEMRETIYPLLYYSAIMVCFVVSVVFVIFVYVRISIFIRKGISLKRTRTNDPVSTYSMNVHFIAEENTSGSCPSQAHPMLDATPQHRRRQMNSMRVTRTTTIFVAVTVAFILSYLPFLIIMIIRNIKKDIEDNMSHDTEVVYKFFSKSYFVNNAINPLIYSFLNRRFRNDVKNLLKCAKRP from the coding sequence ATGAATATTTCAACAAATGtttctcaaaatatttcttattcaaATGTTTCTCAAAACATTTCTTATCCGACCCTCCAGGAATTGAATGACCAGGCAGCCCTAAGGTTTCTACCTGTGATCGTATTTCTGTTCACCTTAATGCTCTGTGGGATATTCGGTAATGTTTTGGTGTGTATTGtgtatttgagaaaaaagacCAAGCTTTCCCCGGATTACTTCATCCTAAATCTGGCTTTTCTGGATCTATTAACATGTGTGATCGGTATCCCGGTAGAAATCGCTGACTTGAGGTACCCCTATATGTTTTATGCCCCCGCGGCTTGCAAACTGCTCCGAACTATAGAATCACTTTCTGGGATGGGATCAGCACTGACTTTAGTTGCAATATCTATTGACCGATACAAGCGTATATGTAAATTGGGACAACATTTCAATAACTCCACAGTAAAGCGGCTATGCGGTGGAGCAATATTAATGGGCGTGGTCATCGGGTGGCCCGCCGCGGTGGTTTTCGGAAAGAAGACGGTCGACTTGGGGATTCCCGGTGTTAAAGGGGAGGACTGTTCTACCGCGGACGAAATGAGGGAAACCATTTATCCACTCCTCTACTACAGTGCAATAATGGTGTGTTTCGTAGTATCCGTTGTGTTTGTTATTTTCGTTTATGTCCGAATCTCAATATTTATTCGCAAAGGAATCTCGTTAAAACGAACCAGAACTAATGACCCGGTATCGACCTACTCCATGAACGTTCATTTCATAGCCGAAGAAAACACAAGCGGATCTTGTCCTAGTCAGGCTCATCCAATGCTTGACGCCACGCCTCAACATCGCAGACGACAAATGAACAGTATGCGCGTCACGCGCACAACAACCATCTTTGTTGCCGTGACTGTCGCGTTTATTCTCAGTTATCTCCCTTTTCTGATTATCATGATCATCAGAAACATTAAGAAGGACATTGAAGACAATATGTCACACGATACAGAGGTCGTGTACAAGTTTTTCTCAAAAtcttattttgtaaacaatgcAATCAACCCTCTAATTTATAGCTTCCTCAACAGACGTTTCCGAAATGACGTTAAAAATTTACTGAAATGTGCAAAGAGACCGTGA